A region from the Bacteroidota bacterium genome encodes:
- a CDS encoding MATE family efflux transporter — MAKVQAHTDELGKLNIGSLLLKLSVPATIGMMVMVLYNVIDTIFVARFVGSMAIGGLAIVMPITMLIAAVGMALGVGGSSLISRYLGANQADKANTVFGNLLMLTFTFTVLFTLIGYIFPDTVLMLFGADGEIFPYAKEYYLIVLAGTPFLGLSMAGNNIIRSEGNARMSMIVMLVSSVLNLVMDYIFIIWLSWGISGAAWATLIAQILTFIFIAYYFIGSGKSSVVIKLQYLKLNVDTVKEVIGIGSSSFARQGSASIIAIFINHSLMVYGSEVDVAAYGILNRVMMMSVFPMIGLIQGFLPILGYNFGAENYDRVLKVIKISFISAFILGSISLFVMSVFPREVFEIFTNDEALIIPGSRYLVIVIIVIPLVGIQMLGASFFQAIGKAKPALLLTLARQVIFLIPLMLILPKFIGIEG, encoded by the coding sequence TTGGCAAAAGTTCAAGCACATACCGACGAATTAGGAAAACTCAACATAGGAAGCTTGTTGCTAAAACTGTCTGTTCCCGCCACAATAGGAATGATGGTAATGGTTCTCTATAATGTTATAGACACCATTTTTGTTGCGAGATTTGTAGGATCCATGGCAATTGGAGGACTGGCAATTGTTATGCCTATAACAATGCTGATTGCTGCTGTTGGTATGGCACTGGGTGTTGGAGGATCATCTCTGATATCGCGTTACCTTGGAGCAAATCAAGCAGATAAAGCCAATACTGTTTTCGGGAATTTGCTAATGCTCACCTTTACATTTACGGTACTGTTTACACTAATTGGTTATATTTTCCCCGATACAGTTTTGATGTTATTCGGTGCCGATGGAGAAATTTTCCCCTATGCGAAAGAATACTACCTGATAGTTTTGGCCGGAACTCCTTTCCTCGGACTTTCCATGGCAGGCAACAACATTATCCGATCGGAAGGTAATGCCAGAATGTCGATGATAGTTATGCTGGTTTCTTCGGTATTGAATCTGGTGATGGATTATATATTTATTATCTGGCTCAGTTGGGGAATTTCAGGAGCTGCATGGGCTACACTTATTGCCCAAATTCTGACATTTATTTTCATTGCATATTATTTTATTGGATCAGGTAAAAGCTCAGTAGTTATTAAACTTCAATATTTAAAGCTTAATGTAGACACTGTAAAAGAAGTTATTGGAATAGGTTCATCATCATTTGCCAGACAGGGTTCTGCAAGTATAATAGCTATATTTATAAACCACAGTCTTATGGTTTACGGCAGCGAAGTAGATGTGGCAGCATACGGTATTCTGAACAGAGTGATGATGATGTCGGTTTTTCCAATGATAGGATTAATACAGGGCTTCCTGCCGATACTGGGTTATAATTTTGGAGCTGAGAATTATGACAGAGTACTAAAGGTGATAAAAATATCCTTTATCTCTGCTTTTATCCTCGGAAGTATAAGTTTGTTTGTAATGTCAGTTTTCCCGCGAGAGGTCTTCGAAATTTTCACAAATGATGAGGCTCTGATTATACCGGGATCAAGATATTTGGTAATTGTAATTATTGTAATTCCTCTGGTAGGAATTCAGATGTTGGGCGCGTCATTTTTTCAGGCAATCGGAAAGGCCAAGCCGGCATTGCTTTTAACATTGGCTCGACAGGTGATATTCTTAATTCCACTGATGTTGATTCTCCCAAAATTCATTGGGATAGAAGG
- a CDS encoding TlpA disulfide reductase family protein, which produces MQSKVPVLIKKAPFIFTLALILSSLSLFVFGSDENTPKSKIKFELTDINGDVWNSKDLEGSIVVFNFWFSSCPPCKKEIPELNKLVDEYSDRNVVFIGVSLNNEDEVENFTYMHPFKYKLIPNGSNFVDAQKISSFPTQLIIDKDGMLVDKIVGGVSFETMKEQIEKLCNN; this is translated from the coding sequence ATGCAATCCAAAGTACCTGTCCTGATAAAGAAGGCTCCATTTATCTTTACTTTAGCCCTAATCTTATCTTCTTTAAGTTTGTTCGTTTTCGGATCAGATGAAAACACTCCAAAAAGCAAAATTAAATTCGAACTTACCGATATCAACGGTGATGTATGGAATAGTAAGGATCTGGAAGGAAGTATAGTTGTGTTTAACTTTTGGTTTTCATCTTGCCCACCATGTAAAAAAGAAATTCCTGAACTTAATAAATTGGTAGATGAGTACAGCGACAGAAATGTTGTTTTCATCGGTGTTTCGCTAAATAACGAAGATGAGGTTGAAAATTTCACTTATATGCACCCGTTTAAGTACAAGCTAATTCCTAACGGAAGCAATTTTGTTGACGCCCAGAAAATATCTTCTTTTCCTACTCAGTTAATCATAGATAAAGATGGAATGCTGGTTGATAAAATTGTAGGGGGCGTGAGTTTCGAAACCATGAAGGAGCAAATAGAGAAATTGTGTAATAATTAA